Proteins encoded in a region of the Coregonus clupeaformis isolate EN_2021a chromosome 9, ASM2061545v1, whole genome shotgun sequence genome:
- the LOC121573433 gene encoding alpha-synuclein-like: MDALMKGFSKAKDGVVAAAEKTKQGVTGAAEMTKDGVIFVGNKTKDGVTTVAGKTVSGVSQVGGAMVTGVTAVCNKTVEGAGNIAAATGLVKKDPAKQDEDAMTKDLPIKESPADPEGDAAAAEEDSEGY; this comes from the exons ATGGATGCGCTAATGAAGGGGTTCTCAAAAGCCAAGGACGGGGtcgtggcagctgcagagaagacAAAGCAGGGAGTGACTGGGGCGGCTGAGATGACAAAAGATGGTGTTATCTTTGTCG GCAACAAAACAAAAGATGGCGTCACAACAG TTGCAGGTAAAACGGTGTCTGGGGTGTCCCAGGTGGGCGGAGCCATGGTGACAGGTGTCACAGCAGTGTGCAACAAGACTGTGGAGGGGGCGGGGAATATCGCTGCTGCGACCGGATTGGTCAAGAAAGACCCAGCCAAACAG GATGAAGATGCTATGACTAAAGACTTGCCCATCAAGGAGTCTCCAGCGGACCCAGAGGGTGATGCTGCTGCTGCAGAA GAGGATTCTGAAGGCTATTAG